CGGTAAACCATCCTGCGGGCCGAGCGATTGCCGTCGCCCACGGAACGGCGGTTGCGAAAGACTCTCTTGTGGGCGAACTGCTGACGGACGAAGAGGCTCCCGAGCGCGACGGCTACCTTCGTCTGCCGGTCAACTCCAGCCATCATCAGGCAGTAGCCATTCCGGGCGACGGTCTGCGGGTTACAGCTCGCTCCACGGAAGACGGTGTGATCGAGGCCATCGAAGGCCCACCGGATGGGCCATTCCTTCTGGGAGTGCAGTGGCACCCCGAGCGGACGACGGCGATCAGCGCCGCTTCGCGGGCGATCTTTTCCCGGCTGGTCGCCGAGGCACAGAAGTAGCGTGAAGGTCTCCTCCCTCCTGCAGCCTTATCTCAATGCTCCCTTGCCAGATGGCGTGGAAGAGAAGCTGGCGCAGTATCTGGAACTGATTCTGAAGTGGAATGCCCGCACCAACCTGACAGCGGTGCGCGATGCCGAGGGGATCGTCCGACGTCACTTCGGGGAGAGCCTCTTTCTCGGCGGACTGCTTCCAGAGTTCTCGACTCTGCTTGATTTCGGTTCGGGAGCAGGCTTTCCCGGAATCCCCGTCCAGCTCATCAGGCCCCTAAGCAAAGTGACTTTAGCGGAGTCCCAGGGTAAGAAGGCCAGCTTTCTCCGAGAGGCTGTGCGCTCTTTGGCGATTCCCAGTGACGTCTGGGCGGCAAGAGTGGAAACCATGCCGGAGTCGAAGACCTTCGATGTCGTTGCGATGCGGGCCGTGGACGGAATGGCGGCTGCAATCGCGGTGGCGGTAAGCAAAGTACGTCCTGGGGGGCAGCTTGCCCTAATGCTGGGACGGGAGAAGATGGATCTGCCCGAAGACTTCAACTGGGCCGATCCTGTCGCGGTTCCCGGAGACGGCGGTCTCATTCTCCTGGGTTCTCGAAACTAGGAATGTTCCACGTGGAACATTTGCCAAGGTCTGAAGCTTAATTGTTCCACGTGGAACAATTAAGTAAGAGCGCTCGGCGTGGACAACGAATTCGATAAATGACCTCGTCCGAATTTCGGACTCGCCGGGCGGGGATGAGGTCCTTGGAATGTTCCACGTGGAACATCCGCCGGAGCCGAAATTGAATCCAAATTGTTCCACGTGGAACAATTTCGGCCCACCTCGGGGCTTTCCACAGCTAAATGGACTTGTACACAGAGGATCAACCGTAAGCGCATGGCGGCTCGTGCGGGACTCCCGTAGTCTGAGAAGAACTTCATGAGCAAGATACTCGCAGTAGTCAATCAGAAAGGCGGCGTGGGAAAGACCACGACCGCGATCAATCTTGCGGCTGCGCTGGCGATGGAGGGGCTTCCGACCCTCGTCGTCGACTGCGATCCCCAGGCCAACACCACCGGCGGTCTCGGTCTGGGACGCGACGATGCCCGTATGTCGACCTACGACGTGCTCGTGGGCAACGCCACCATCGCCGAAGCCACTGTTTCCACGGGGATTGAACTGCTCAAGGCGATTCCTTCGAGCAAAAACCTGATCGGCGCGAATTTCGAGCTGGTTAATGGTGAACGGAGAGAGTTCCGCTTGCGGGAGGCCTTGGCCGTCGTGAAGGAACAGTATCCCTTTATCGTGCTGGACTGCCCCCCGGCGCTAGATCTCCTCACGCTGAACAGTCTTGTTGCGGCGGACGGCCTGCTGGTTCCGATGCAGGCGGAGTACTTCGCGCTGGAGGGCATTAGCGAGTTGATGAGCACGCTGGATAAGGTCGTGAGCGCTTTCAATCCCACACTTGTGCTCGAAGGCGTCGTCCTCACGATGTATGACCCGCGCACCAGCCTTTCCCAGCAGGTTTCGGAGAATCTCAAGAAGTTCTTCGGAGATAAGCTCCTGCAGACGACGATTCCGCGGAACATCCGGCTCGCCGAAGCTCCCTCCCATGGGCTTTCTGTGATGGAATACGATCCGAAATCCCGTGGAGCGGAAGCCTACCAGGAACTCGCGCGGGAGCTCCTGAAGCGCAATAAAGTAGTAAGTCCACGCGAGAAAGAGCGCAAAGCCTCTGCCGGGAGACCCAAAGAGATCCGTTTCTGGCCGTACAACAAGTAGAAATTCCAGAATGTTCCACGTGGAACACTTAAATTGTTCCACGTGGAACATTCTTCGAGCACGAGATTAAGGATGAACCGATGAGTGCAGCAGCCGTAGACAAACGCAGGGCACTGGGCAAGGGACTGGAGTCTCTTCTGCCTTCCAAGCCGACGCCGCCTCCCGCAGTCTTACCGACACTGCAAGCGGCGGAAGATACCGGGAAACCGAAGGAGCTACGCGTCGACCAGATCGTACCCAGCCGCTTTCAGACCCGCATGCGTTTCGATGAGGCGGAACTGAAGGAGCTGGCTCAATCGATTGCCGCTACGGGTGTGGTGCAGCCGGTCGTCGTCCGTCGCATGACGGATGGCAGATATGAGCTGATTGCCGGAGAGCGACGTTGGCGCGCCTCGAAGATGGCAGGCAAAGAGACGATTCCGGCGGTCGTTCGCCAGGCCAGCGATGAGCAGGCGATGGAGATGACCATCGTCGAGAACCTGCAGCGCTCTGATCTCAACCCGATGGAACAGGCGCGGGCCTTTGATCGGCTGGGGCGCGAGTTCGCGCTGACACAGGAGCAGATAGCGGTGCGTACGGGAAAAGAACGCGCTTCGGTGGCGAACTTCCTGCGTTTGCTGCGACTTCCGCCCGAGGTGCAGGACAAGGTCGAGGCGGGTGAACTTTCGTTTGGGCATGCAAAGACGCTTCTGGCCCTCGAAAACGAGGCCCAGATGGCTGCGGCGGCGAAGAAGGTGCTTGCTCTTTCCATGAGCGTTCGTCAGACAGAGACCTACATCAAAGGCCTGTTGGACCCGGAGCGCAAGCTGGGCAAGGTTGAACCCCCGCCCGAGGTGATCGATCCGAATGTGCGCGAAGCGCAGGTGGCGCTGCAAAGGGCGCTTGGCCTGAAGGTGCGCATTGAAGACAAGAATGGAAGGGGCCGGGTCGTCATTGAATACTCCCGGCTGACAGATTTCGACACCCT
This genomic stretch from Terriglobus saanensis SP1PR4 harbors:
- the rsmG gene encoding 16S rRNA (guanine(527)-N(7))-methyltransferase RsmG, whose translation is MKVSSLLQPYLNAPLPDGVEEKLAQYLELILKWNARTNLTAVRDAEGIVRRHFGESLFLGGLLPEFSTLLDFGSGAGFPGIPVQLIRPLSKVTLAESQGKKASFLREAVRSLAIPSDVWAARVETMPESKTFDVVAMRAVDGMAAAIAVAVSKVRPGGQLALMLGREKMDLPEDFNWADPVAVPGDGGLILLGSRN
- a CDS encoding ParA family protein; the encoded protein is MSKILAVVNQKGGVGKTTTAINLAAALAMEGLPTLVVDCDPQANTTGGLGLGRDDARMSTYDVLVGNATIAEATVSTGIELLKAIPSSKNLIGANFELVNGERREFRLREALAVVKEQYPFIVLDCPPALDLLTLNSLVAADGLLVPMQAEYFALEGISELMSTLDKVVSAFNPTLVLEGVVLTMYDPRTSLSQQVSENLKKFFGDKLLQTTIPRNIRLAEAPSHGLSVMEYDPKSRGAEAYQELARELLKRNKVVSPREKERKASAGRPKEIRFWPYNK
- a CDS encoding ParB/RepB/Spo0J family partition protein, whose product is MSAAAVDKRRALGKGLESLLPSKPTPPPAVLPTLQAAEDTGKPKELRVDQIVPSRFQTRMRFDEAELKELAQSIAATGVVQPVVVRRMTDGRYELIAGERRWRASKMAGKETIPAVVRQASDEQAMEMTIVENLQRSDLNPMEQARAFDRLGREFALTQEQIAVRTGKERASVANFLRLLRLPPEVQDKVEAGELSFGHAKTLLALENEAQMAAAAKKVLALSMSVRQTETYIKGLLDPERKLGKVEPPPEVIDPNVREAQVALQRALGLKVRIEDKNGRGRVVIEYSRLTDFDTLFEMLTK